One window of Gloeothece citriformis PCC 7424 genomic DNA carries:
- a CDS encoding FAD-dependent oxidoreductase, whose product MNRSSHSSGFISRRTALKVVGIGTLGGVVGYSRFSKPQPFVFEQDALSLPCDLPHSKSVVVIGAGLAGLACAYQLSQRGFQVTLLERSPNLGGKIASWTIRVDKEKFKMEHGFHGFFPQYYNLNSLITELQIKDNFKSLDFYSLVFRHQEYQPELFRPTNTAFPWNIVDLAIASPNRLRWGINLINPAHWQVFRAITGFQIPKSFNRLDHLSVADWAAQDFPKGLYDLYFLPFAKSSLNAPELLSTGELLQFFHFYFFGNPEGLAFKGTKDDMGTSLVVPMQKAIEQKGGKIISQATVKEIQVSDRQIEYLTYQQGNDVTDSPFWVESNQNIEDQTLDYYGTGDRVFAVKPGAIEALSLTCTHQGCTVMRQENGSFLCPCHGALYDQQGRVIRGPAKGNLSQFEIVQRDNQRIKLKAISDDPFSIKEKIEADYYVIATDVPGVKHLFENMTGAVNPTLKTKIDRLAVADPFAVARFWFDRDFEWEYSYFTSLSGYQLTDSITLYHRIQEQFIDWAKRTGGSVVELHAYCYKETEFPNQEVLLKTFEKELYEIVPALKPARILHRELVNQKNFSGYPPNSYQDRPTTESEISNLIFAGDWVKMPFPCGLMERAVSSGLLAANVILHREGLQRRTLFSVTPEGMLKI is encoded by the coding sequence ATGAATCGATCATCACATTCTTCCGGGTTCATCTCTCGACGAACGGCATTAAAAGTAGTAGGAATTGGGACTTTAGGAGGAGTAGTGGGGTATTCTCGCTTTTCTAAGCCTCAACCTTTTGTTTTTGAGCAAGATGCTTTATCTTTACCCTGTGATCTCCCTCACTCTAAATCAGTGGTTGTGATTGGTGCTGGGTTAGCCGGGTTAGCTTGTGCTTACCAATTGAGTCAACGGGGATTTCAAGTCACTTTATTAGAGCGATCGCCGAATTTAGGCGGAAAAATTGCCAGTTGGACGATAAGAGTGGACAAGGAAAAGTTTAAAATGGAACATGGGTTTCATGGTTTTTTTCCTCAATATTACAATCTCAATAGTTTAATAACCGAATTACAAATTAAAGATAATTTTAAATCTTTAGACTTTTACTCTTTAGTTTTTCGTCATCAGGAATATCAGCCGGAATTATTTCGTCCGACTAATACGGCTTTTCCTTGGAATATTGTCGATTTAGCCATTGCTTCTCCTAACCGGTTGCGCTGGGGAATTAATTTAATTAATCCGGCTCACTGGCAGGTTTTTCGTGCTATTACCGGCTTTCAAATTCCTAAAAGTTTTAATCGTCTGGATCATCTTTCGGTGGCGGATTGGGCGGCGCAAGATTTTCCTAAAGGATTATATGATCTGTATTTTCTTCCCTTTGCTAAATCGAGTCTTAACGCTCCTGAACTGTTGAGTACCGGGGAATTATTACAATTTTTCCATTTTTATTTTTTTGGCAATCCTGAAGGATTAGCTTTTAAGGGAACTAAGGATGATATGGGGACAAGTTTAGTTGTTCCTATGCAAAAAGCCATTGAACAGAAAGGGGGAAAAATTATCTCTCAAGCAACGGTAAAAGAAATACAGGTATCCGATCGCCAAATTGAATATTTGACTTATCAACAGGGGAATGATGTAACTGATAGTCCTTTTTGGGTTGAATCTAATCAAAATATTGAAGATCAAACGTTAGACTATTATGGAACGGGCGATCGGGTTTTTGCGGTTAAACCGGGAGCGATTGAAGCCCTTTCTTTAACTTGTACTCATCAAGGATGTACGGTTATGAGACAGGAAAATGGGAGCTTTTTATGTCCTTGTCATGGAGCATTATACGATCAACAAGGACGAGTCATTCGAGGGCCGGCAAAGGGAAATTTATCCCAGTTTGAGATAGTTCAACGAGACAATCAAAGAATTAAATTAAAAGCTATATCTGACGATCCATTCTCTATAAAAGAGAAAATAGAGGCGGATTATTATGTGATAGCAACGGATGTACCGGGGGTTAAACACTTATTTGAAAACATGACGGGAGCAGTTAACCCAACCCTTAAAACCAAAATTGATCGATTAGCTGTAGCCGATCCTTTTGCGGTGGCTCGTTTTTGGTTTGATCGAGATTTTGAATGGGAATATAGTTATTTTACCTCTCTATCAGGCTATCAACTAACCGATAGTATTACCCTCTATCATCGCATTCAAGAACAATTTATCGACTGGGCAAAACGAACCGGAGGCAGTGTAGTTGAATTACACGCTTATTGTTATAAAGAAACCGAATTTCCTAATCAAGAAGTGTTATTAAAAACCTTTGAAAAAGAACTTTATGAAATTGTTCCCGCTTTAAAACCCGCTAGAATTTTACATCGAGAATTAGTCAATCAAAAGAATTTTTCGGGTTATCCTCCTAATAGTTACCAAGATCGTCCGACAACCGAGAGCGAAATTTCTAATTTAATATTTGCCGGAGATTGGGTGAAAATGCCGTTTCCTTGTGGTTTAATGGAACGGGCGGTTAGTAGTGGGTTATTAGCGGCTAATGTAATTCTTCATCGAGAGGGACTACAAAGAAGAACGCTTTTTTCGGTCACTCCTGAAGGGATGCTTAAAATTTAG